Proteins from one Bacteroidales bacterium genomic window:
- the aprA gene encoding adenylyl-sulfate reductase subunit alpha, which translates to MNADNFKTLVVETDLLILGGGMAACGAAYEASYWAKKNKQRVTLVDKAAMERSGAVAMGLSAINLYLGLSKGNNTVDDYVSYVKNDLMGIARKDLVANIARHVDSSVHLFEKWGLPIWKDEEGNYVNEGRWQIMIHGESYKNIVSEAAKSALKELGEDGAYYERVFITEPVMYEDRCVGAVGFSVRENVFYVFKAKAVLDVMGGAVHVFRPRSVGEGLGRSWYPPFNSGASTYFTLKAGAEMTCQEVRFVPVRFKDSYGPVGAWFLLFKSRATNAKGEDYMEKRSSELENWAPYGTSKPTPANLRNYLMLLELEEGNGPIYMRTDEAIQKLVAEIPDEKESRRKMKELESEAWEDFLDMTVSQALNWASHNIMPEETPSEISACEPYFISSHSGASGAWVSGPKDLAPGEHHWGYDNMTSVKGLFAAGDAAGASSHKFSSGSFTEGRIAGKAAIAFCVDHPEAFEISEEQTAAMKERVLQPLKTFQEHHAYTNDEDVNPNYIKPRMFMFRLQKIMDEYAGGASVGFKTSGALLTRGLEYLQFMKEDAEKLAAADLNELMRCWENVHRMWQAESHIRTMLFREETRWPGYYFRTDYPRMKEDWEAFANCRWDPESGKWEMIKREIL; encoded by the coding sequence ATGAATGCAGATAATTTTAAGACCCTTGTGGTGGAAACCGACCTGTTGATTTTGGGTGGTGGCATGGCGGCCTGCGGGGCAGCTTATGAAGCATCTTACTGGGCAAAAAAGAATAAACAGCGTGTGACCCTGGTCGACAAAGCGGCCATGGAACGCAGCGGAGCTGTGGCTATGGGGCTGTCGGCCATCAACCTTTACCTGGGCTTGAGCAAGGGAAACAATACCGTGGACGATTATGTGAGTTATGTGAAGAACGACCTGATGGGAATTGCCCGGAAGGATTTGGTGGCCAATATTGCCCGTCATGTGGATTCTTCCGTTCATCTGTTTGAGAAGTGGGGCCTGCCCATCTGGAAGGATGAAGAGGGCAACTACGTGAATGAAGGCCGGTGGCAGATCATGATCCACGGGGAATCCTACAAAAATATTGTTTCCGAAGCAGCAAAAAGCGCCCTGAAGGAGCTTGGTGAGGATGGTGCCTATTACGAGCGAGTCTTTATCACCGAACCGGTGATGTATGAGGATCGCTGCGTGGGAGCTGTGGGCTTCAGTGTCAGGGAGAATGTTTTCTATGTATTCAAAGCCAAGGCGGTCCTGGATGTGATGGGGGGAGCGGTTCATGTATTCCGGCCCAGATCTGTGGGGGAAGGACTGGGAAGGTCGTGGTATCCTCCCTTTAACAGCGGGGCCAGCACTTACTTTACACTGAAAGCAGGGGCCGAGATGACCTGCCAGGAAGTTCGCTTTGTCCCGGTCCGCTTTAAGGACTCCTACGGACCTGTGGGAGCCTGGTTCCTTCTTTTTAAATCCAGGGCCACCAATGCCAAAGGAGAGGATTATATGGAAAAACGGTCGTCGGAGCTTGAAAACTGGGCCCCCTACGGGACCTCTAAACCAACGCCTGCAAATCTGCGGAATTATCTGATGTTGCTGGAACTGGAAGAAGGGAACGGGCCCATTTATATGCGTACCGATGAAGCGATTCAGAAGCTTGTAGCGGAGATACCCGATGAGAAAGAGTCCCGGAGAAAAATGAAGGAGCTGGAATCCGAAGCATGGGAAGATTTTCTGGATATGACTGTGAGCCAGGCTCTGAACTGGGCTTCCCATAATATCATGCCTGAGGAGACTCCTTCGGAAATATCAGCCTGTGAGCCCTACTTTATCAGCTCCCATTCAGGAGCCTCCGGGGCCTGGGTAAGTGGTCCGAAAGATCTGGCTCCCGGGGAACACCACTGGGGATATGATAATATGACCTCCGTGAAAGGATTGTTTGCGGCCGGTGACGCGGCCGGTGCATCCTCTCATAAGTTCTCATCCGGATCCTTCACCGAAGGCCGGATTGCCGGCAAAGCGGCTATAGCATTCTGCGTGGACCATCCCGAAGCATTCGAAATCAGTGAGGAGCAAACAGCCGCAATGAAAGAGAGGGTTCTGCAACCCTTGAAGACCTTCCAGGAGCACCATGCTTATACCAATGATGAGGATGTAAACCCTAACTACATTAAACCCAGGATGTTTATGTTCCGTCTCCAAAAGATCATGGACGAATATGCAGGGGGAGCTTCGGTGGGCTTTAAGACCTCCGGGGCGCTGCTGACCAGGGGACTGGAGTATTTGCAGTTTATGAAAGAAGATGCAGAGAAACTGGCGGCCGCCGATCTGAATGAGCTTATGCGATGCTGGGAGAATGTGCACCGGATGTGGCAGGCGGAATCTCATATCCGGACCATGCTTTTCCGGGAAGAGACCCGCTGGCCGGGCTACTATTTCCGGACGGACTATCCAAGAATGAAAGAGGACTGGGAAGCATTTGCCAATTGCCGCTGGGATCCTGAATCGGGCAAATGGGAGATGATCAAACG